In a single window of the Leisingera daeponensis DSM 23529 genome:
- a CDS encoding sigma-70 family RNA polymerase sigma factor gives MSKDKTYSQLTVWLLAVRDHRDRAAFGDMFDFLAPRLKGFIIRCGARPALAEEIVQDVMLTIWRKAAMFDPHKAQASAWIYQIARNRHIDIVRKESRPVPDELGEDPGTEPDASQILALEQEALHLKQAIQQLHPDQKEMIEKAYIGDLTHQEISTQTGLPLGTVKSRIRLGLGRLRKELKGLR, from the coding sequence GTGTCAAAAGACAAAACCTATTCGCAGCTGACCGTCTGGCTTCTGGCTGTGCGCGACCATCGGGACCGCGCGGCGTTCGGCGACATGTTCGATTTCCTGGCCCCGCGCCTCAAAGGGTTCATCATCCGCTGCGGCGCGCGGCCTGCCCTGGCCGAGGAGATTGTTCAGGACGTCATGCTGACGATCTGGCGCAAGGCGGCGATGTTTGACCCGCACAAGGCGCAGGCGTCGGCGTGGATCTACCAGATCGCCCGCAACCGCCATATAGATATCGTCCGCAAGGAAAGCCGGCCGGTGCCCGATGAACTGGGCGAGGATCCCGGAACCGAGCCCGACGCCAGCCAGATCCTTGCTTTGGAGCAAGAGGCCCTGCACCTGAAGCAAGCGATCCAGCAGCTTCACCCCGATCAGAAGGAGATGATCGAAAAGGCCTATATCGGGGATTTGACCCATCAGGAGATCAGCACCCAGACGGGCTTGCCCTTGGGAACAGTAAAGTCGCGTATCCGCCTTGGCCTTGGGCGGCTGCGCAAGGAACTAAAAGGATTGCGTTGA
- a CDS encoding SDR family NAD(P)-dependent oxidoreductase encodes MRNIVVSGGSGAIGSAFVGELARKYPHARIHSLSRNPDAPVPEGVHRLQVDYLDEESLKAAAEQVAKAGAVDLMIVAGGILHQGDMMPEKSLRELSAEKLLALFTANTVAPALTAKHFLPLLPRDRRGVFAALSARVGSISDNHLGGWYSYRASKAALNMIIRNAAIEIRRRNPQAIAAGLHPGTVESGLSQPFLRNVAPEKRFSPQYAVSRMLDVITTLTPEHSGQCFAWDGSLIDP; translated from the coding sequence ATGCGCAATATTGTTGTCAGCGGCGGGTCCGGGGCGATCGGGTCAGCCTTTGTCGGCGAACTGGCCCGCAAATACCCGCACGCCCGCATCCACAGCCTGTCGCGCAACCCGGATGCCCCCGTCCCGGAGGGCGTGCATAGGCTGCAGGTGGATTATCTGGACGAGGAAAGCCTGAAAGCCGCGGCAGAACAGGTCGCCAAGGCGGGCGCGGTTGATCTGATGATCGTGGCGGGGGGAATCCTGCATCAGGGGGATATGATGCCGGAAAAGTCGCTGCGGGAGCTGAGCGCCGAAAAACTCCTGGCGCTGTTCACCGCCAACACGGTCGCCCCGGCCCTGACCGCCAAGCATTTCCTGCCGCTGCTGCCGCGGGACCGGCGGGGGGTCTTCGCCGCCCTGTCCGCCCGGGTCGGCAGTATCTCAGACAACCATCTGGGCGGCTGGTACTCCTACCGGGCGTCCAAGGCCGCCCTGAACATGATCATCCGCAATGCCGCGATCGAAATCCGCCGCCGCAACCCGCAGGCCATTGCCGCCGGGCTGCATCCCGGCACGGTGGAAAGCGGCCTGTCTCAGCCCTTCCTGCGCAACGTCGCCCCGGAGAAACGCTTCTCGCCGCAGTATGCGGTGTCCCGGATGCTGGATGTGATCACCACCCTGACACCTGAGCACAGCGGCCAGTGTTTCGCCTGGGACGGCAGCCTTATCGACCCCTGA
- a CDS encoding ammonium transporter, producing MSLDVSTIFAQQVTLNSLVQNILYASGIVGAILVVVGLLLIDAGTARRRNLFNSTIEKTLGFFLGFATYYIIGFGLWAGQYYIMEGATMMDSINDWWLGGAMTNALAHHTDPGTFPGLNTFQIFIFFLAVFAGIINILLHFAVSERMKAPAYFITCIVATVVSSALSWATWGSVGPLTNAGFHDFFGVGFVYLFPAGMALVFTPKLGARPGMMAPHPRISAYLAPSIGLCAPGLLLIFAGLPMVILSCLFFFDPEALAVSVTMADTSVGIAINNYAMVWAGGAITGLLIAYSTGKYAYTLLGPLAGYVAGASGFDVYLPWQAFIVGLAAPFVAYAVYEFTLKRGIDEHKLFPLFLGAGVFGMIVLGIFKAGTPRGGYFGIEEGAYAFQHGEISLVMQLAGTAACIGTGVVTALILSFILERTVGLRVHEDDQIEGLDGKIWDLEPDVLTHADSAQNA from the coding sequence ATGTCATTGGACGTGAGCACAATATTTGCTCAGCAAGTCACTCTGAACTCGCTGGTGCAGAACATTCTGTACGCATCGGGGATCGTCGGGGCAATCCTGGTGGTTGTCGGGCTTCTGCTGATCGACGCGGGCACCGCGCGCCGCAGGAACCTGTTCAACTCGACCATCGAAAAGACGCTGGGCTTCTTCCTCGGCTTTGCCACCTACTACATCATCGGGTTCGGCCTGTGGGCCGGGCAGTATTACATCATGGAAGGCGCGACCATGATGGATTCCATCAATGACTGGTGGCTGGGCGGCGCGATGACAAACGCCCTGGCGCACCATACCGATCCGGGGACCTTTCCGGGGCTGAACACCTTCCAGATCTTCATCTTCTTCCTGGCGGTGTTTGCCGGGATCATCAACATCCTGCTGCACTTCGCGGTGTCCGAGCGGATGAAGGCCCCGGCCTATTTCATCACCTGCATCGTGGCGACCGTTGTGTCCTCGGCGCTCAGCTGGGCAACCTGGGGGTCGGTCGGGCCGCTGACCAATGCGGGCTTCCATGACTTCTTCGGCGTTGGCTTTGTGTATCTGTTCCCTGCGGGCATGGCGCTGGTGTTCACGCCGAAACTGGGCGCGCGCCCCGGCATGATGGCACCGCACCCGCGGATCTCGGCCTATCTGGCGCCCAGCATCGGCCTGTGCGCGCCGGGCCTTTTGCTGATCTTTGCGGGCCTGCCGATGGTGATCCTGTCCTGCCTGTTCTTCTTTGATCCCGAAGCACTGGCGGTCAGCGTCACCATGGCCGACACCAGCGTCGGCATCGCAATCAACAACTATGCGATGGTCTGGGCCGGCGGCGCGATCACCGGCCTGCTGATTGCCTATTCGACCGGCAAATACGCCTATACCCTGCTTGGCCCTCTGGCGGGCTATGTCGCCGGGGCGTCGGGTTTCGATGTCTACCTGCCCTGGCAGGCTTTCATCGTTGGCCTTGCGGCGCCGTTTGTGGCCTACGCGGTGTATGAGTTCACGCTGAAGCGCGGCATTGACGAGCATAAGCTGTTCCCGCTGTTCCTGGGCGCCGGCGTCTTCGGAATGATCGTGCTGGGGATTTTCAAGGCTGGCACTCCGCGCGGCGGCTACTTCGGCATCGAGGAGGGCGCCTATGCGTTCCAGCACGGGGAAATCTCGCTGGTGATGCAACTGGCGGGCACGGCTGCCTGCATCGGCACCGGCGTGGTCACGGCGCTGATCCTGTCCTTCATCCTGGAGCGCACCGTGGGCCTGCGGGTGCATGAGGACGACCAGATCGAGGGCCTGGACGGCAAGATATGGGATCTGGAGCCTGACGTGCTCACCCATGCGGACAGCGCGCAGAACGCCTGA
- a CDS encoding UTRA domain-containing protein, with protein sequence MSYRDIKQVVLDRIQNRIWAPDSLLPSETELAEEFSSTRTTVNRALRELAEEGFLERKRKAGTRVLNSPVRKAQFSIPLVRDEIAGTGAEYRYALVERSVAAAPAWLSARLDLPQGQEVLHVRCMHYADNAPFQYEVRWVIPDSVPEILEADFSQSGPNDWLVQKVPFTNLELSFMATKADQSVAEFLDAPLGDPVFTAERITWLRGSPVTLAKLYFAPGYKLTTHL encoded by the coding sequence ATGAGCTACCGGGATATCAAGCAGGTCGTTCTTGACCGGATCCAGAACCGGATCTGGGCACCCGACAGCCTGCTGCCGAGCGAGACCGAGCTGGCAGAGGAGTTTTCCAGCACCCGCACCACCGTCAACCGGGCGCTGCGGGAGCTGGCGGAGGAAGGCTTCCTGGAACGCAAGCGCAAGGCGGGCACAAGGGTGCTGAATTCGCCGGTGCGCAAGGCGCAGTTCTCGATCCCGCTGGTGCGGGATGAGATTGCCGGAACCGGCGCGGAGTACCGCTATGCGCTGGTGGAGCGCAGCGTGGCCGCCGCCCCGGCCTGGCTGTCGGCGCGGCTTGATCTGCCGCAGGGCCAGGAGGTGCTGCATGTCAGGTGCATGCATTATGCGGACAATGCGCCCTTTCAGTACGAGGTCCGCTGGGTGATCCCGGACAGCGTGCCGGAGATCCTGGAGGCGGATTTTTCGCAGTCAGGCCCGAATGACTGGCTGGTGCAGAAAGTGCCGTTCACCAATCTGGAGCTGAGCTTCATGGCCACCAAGGCGGATCAATCGGTGGCGGAGTTTCTGGATGCGCCTCTCGGGGATCCTGTGTTCACCGCGGAACGGATCACCTGGCTGCGCGGCAGCCCGGTGACGCTGGCCAAACTGTACTTTGCGCCGGGCTACAAGCTGACCACGCATCTTTGA
- a CDS encoding glycosyltransferase family 2 protein, giving the protein MMHSSLEDFLKQGKVLLAKGPVALVFIEDEVEIATTLRHHLQCGFTTVAALMPDAFDLPQDVRAKVHRVPFDCGPEGAVTEAVNAVIAAAQPGCWLYYCYNAEYLFYPFCETRSIGEMLTFHTEERRDAMLSYVIDLYAGDLDSCPGAVSLENAHLDKSGYYAQSRVDPATGHPYERQLDFFGGVRWRFEEHIPPASRKIDRISLFRAKPGLKLQQGHIFNDQEYNTYACPWHHNLTAAVCSFRTAKALKRNPGSTFDIATFRWHNSAPFEWHSRQLLDLGLMEPGQWF; this is encoded by the coding sequence ATGATGCATTCTTCGCTGGAGGATTTCCTGAAGCAGGGCAAGGTGCTCTTGGCCAAAGGCCCGGTGGCGCTGGTGTTCATCGAGGATGAGGTGGAGATTGCAACCACCCTGCGCCACCACCTGCAATGCGGCTTCACAACGGTGGCCGCGCTGATGCCGGATGCCTTCGACCTGCCGCAGGACGTGCGCGCCAAGGTGCACCGGGTGCCGTTTGACTGCGGGCCGGAGGGCGCGGTCACCGAGGCTGTCAACGCGGTGATTGCGGCGGCGCAGCCGGGCTGCTGGCTCTATTACTGCTACAATGCGGAATACCTGTTCTATCCGTTCTGCGAAACCCGCAGCATCGGCGAGATGCTGACCTTTCACACCGAGGAGCGGCGCGATGCGATGCTCAGCTATGTGATTGATCTTTACGCGGGCGATCTGGACAGCTGCCCCGGTGCGGTGTCGCTGGAAAATGCCCATCTGGACAAGTCCGGCTATTACGCGCAGTCGCGCGTCGACCCCGCAACCGGCCACCCGTACGAGCGGCAGCTGGACTTTTTCGGCGGCGTGCGCTGGCGGTTCGAGGAGCACATCCCCCCGGCCAGCCGCAAGATCGACCGGATTTCGCTGTTCCGGGCCAAACCGGGGCTGAAGCTGCAGCAGGGCCATATTTTCAACGATCAGGAATACAACACCTATGCCTGCCCCTGGCATCACAACCTGACCGCTGCCGTCTGCTCCTTCCGCACCGCCAAGGCGCTGAAGCGCAATCCCGGCTCCACCTTTGATATCGCAACCTTCCGCTGGCACAATTCCGCGCCGTTCGAGTGGCACTCGCGCCAGTTGCTGGATCTGGGGCTGATGGAACCCGGTCAGTGGTTCTGA
- the miaB gene encoding tRNA (N6-isopentenyl adenosine(37)-C2)-methylthiotransferase MiaB codes for MSAPKKLFIKTYGCQMNVYDSERMAEALGGEGYVETKSADDADMILLNTCHIREKAAEKVYSELGRFKGLKAQKPDLKIGVAGCVAQAEGEEIMRRQPLVDLVVGPQSYHRLPEMEAKTRAGQKVLDTDFPEEDKFEKLKNRPKAKRGPTAFLTVQEGCDKFCAFCVVPYTRGAEVSRPADRILREAQDLVERGVREITLLGQNVNAYHGAGPNGDLTLAQLIWELDKIDGLERIRFTTSHPNDMQDDLIEAHGTCAKLMPYLHLPVQAGSDKILKRMNRSHTAESYIRLIERIRAARPDILISGDFIVGFPEETEEDFQATMDLVEEVKYGTAYSFKYSTRPGTPAAERAQVDPAAADERLQRLQALLTRQQREVQDSMVGREVGVLFEKPGRLPGQMVGKSDYLHAVHVADCNRDAGELARVRIVSSGANSLAGELIG; via the coding sequence ATGAGCGCCCCGAAAAAGCTTTTTATCAAGACTTATGGCTGTCAGATGAATGTCTATGACAGCGAACGCATGGCCGAAGCGCTGGGCGGCGAGGGCTATGTCGAGACCAAATCCGCCGACGACGCCGACATGATCCTGCTGAACACCTGCCACATCCGGGAAAAGGCGGCGGAAAAGGTCTATTCCGAACTGGGCCGCTTCAAGGGGCTGAAAGCGCAGAAGCCGGACCTGAAAATCGGTGTCGCGGGCTGCGTCGCCCAGGCCGAGGGCGAGGAGATCATGCGCCGCCAGCCGCTGGTCGATCTGGTGGTCGGCCCGCAAAGCTATCACCGGCTGCCGGAGATGGAAGCGAAGACCCGCGCGGGGCAGAAGGTGCTGGACACCGATTTCCCCGAGGAAGACAAGTTCGAGAAGCTGAAGAACCGCCCCAAGGCCAAGCGCGGCCCGACCGCGTTTCTGACCGTGCAGGAAGGCTGCGACAAGTTCTGCGCCTTCTGCGTGGTGCCCTATACCCGCGGCGCCGAAGTGTCGCGCCCGGCGGACCGCATCCTGCGCGAAGCCCAGGACCTGGTGGAGCGCGGCGTGCGCGAGATCACTCTTTTGGGGCAGAATGTGAACGCCTACCACGGCGCCGGCCCCAACGGCGACCTGACCCTGGCGCAGCTGATCTGGGAGCTGGACAAGATCGACGGGCTGGAGCGCATCCGCTTCACCACTTCCCACCCCAATGACATGCAGGACGACCTGATCGAGGCGCATGGCACCTGCGCCAAGCTGATGCCCTATCTGCACCTGCCGGTGCAGGCGGGCTCCGACAAGATCCTCAAGCGGATGAACCGCTCGCACACCGCCGAAAGCTACATCCGGCTGATCGAGCGCATCCGCGCGGCGCGTCCTGACATCCTGATCTCCGGCGATTTCATCGTCGGCTTCCCGGAAGAAACCGAAGAGGACTTCCAGGCCACCATGGACCTGGTGGAAGAGGTGAAATACGGCACCGCCTATTCCTTCAAGTACTCGACCCGTCCCGGCACCCCGGCGGCGGAGCGCGCGCAGGTCGACCCCGCTGCGGCAGACGAACGGCTTCAGCGCCTGCAAGCCCTGCTCACCCGGCAGCAGCGCGAAGTGCAGGACAGTATGGTCGGCCGCGAGGTTGGCGTGCTGTTTGAGAAGCCCGGCCGCCTGCCGGGCCAGATGGTGGGCAAATCCGATTACCTCCACGCCGTCCACGTCGCCGATTGCAACCGGGACGCCGGAGAGCTGGCGCGGGTCCGGATCGTCTCCTCGGGCGCAAACTCCCTGGCGGGCGAACTGATCGGCTAA
- a CDS encoding OmpA family protein: MSIIKLNKVIALAAAATAALSIAAAPVGAQSQQRTIKGERYVPTIWVDPDGCEHWVMDDGAEGFMTPHVTPDGKPVCRRGSICGVMPSDQFFATNKHQINAAGRKRLTEFFQKAQSNGARSFVIAGHTDSRASDEYNIGLSQRRANAVAQVARSAGAHVNDIRAYGEREPQVPNTSAANMAKNRRVEIYCLR, translated from the coding sequence GTGTCGATAATCAAATTGAACAAGGTGATTGCGCTGGCTGCCGCTGCCACGGCCGCGCTCAGCATCGCCGCCGCGCCCGTCGGCGCGCAGTCGCAGCAGCGGACAATCAAGGGCGAACGCTACGTGCCCACCATCTGGGTCGACCCGGACGGCTGCGAGCATTGGGTGATGGACGATGGCGCCGAGGGCTTCATGACGCCGCATGTCACCCCCGACGGCAAGCCGGTCTGCCGCCGCGGCAGCATCTGCGGCGTGATGCCGTCCGACCAGTTCTTTGCCACCAACAAGCACCAGATCAATGCCGCTGGCCGCAAGCGCCTGACCGAATTCTTCCAGAAGGCCCAGTCGAACGGCGCCCGCTCCTTTGTGATTGCCGGGCACACCGACAGCCGCGCCTCGGACGAATACAACATCGGCCTGTCGCAGCGCCGCGCCAATGCGGTGGCACAGGTGGCCCGTTCGGCGGGCGCACATGTCAACGACATCCGCGCCTACGGCGAGCGTGAGCCGCAGGTGCCCAACACCAGCGCCGCCAACATGGCAAAGAACCGCCGTGTCGAAATCTATTGCCTGCGCTGA
- a CDS encoding PhoH family protein — protein sequence MAIGALNDAQNQTATHEVLLEFPDNRLLIDLCGEYDRNLADIEQKLGVQIVRRGNQLSVMGEDSAREQAAGVLTALYDRLETGRSVESGDIDRELRMGQEADEAEPDGQLQMFRGGRVEIKTRKKLVEPRTEAQKAYVHSLFENELAFGIGPAGTGKTYLAVAVGVSMFITGHVDRIILSRPAVEAGEKLGYLPGDMKDKVDPYMQPLYDALNDFLPGKQLAKLIEEKRIEIAPLAFMRGRTLSNAFVVLDEAQNATTMQMKMFLTRLGEGSRMVITGDRSQIDLPRGVQSGLADAERLLKSIPKISFNYFTARDVVRHPLVAAIIEAYDADAMPA from the coding sequence TTGGCCATCGGTGCCCTGAATGACGCGCAAAACCAGACCGCAACCCATGAAGTGCTTCTGGAATTTCCCGACAACCGCTTGCTGATCGACCTGTGCGGCGAATACGACCGCAACTTGGCTGACATCGAACAGAAACTAGGCGTGCAGATCGTCCGCCGCGGCAACCAGCTCTCTGTGATGGGCGAGGATTCGGCACGCGAACAGGCGGCCGGCGTGCTGACCGCCCTCTATGACCGGCTGGAGACCGGCCGCAGCGTCGAAAGCGGCGACATCGACCGCGAATTGCGCATGGGCCAGGAGGCTGACGAGGCCGAACCAGACGGCCAGCTGCAGATGTTCCGCGGCGGCCGGGTGGAGATCAAGACCCGCAAGAAGCTGGTGGAGCCGCGCACCGAGGCGCAGAAGGCCTATGTGCATTCGCTGTTTGAAAACGAGCTGGCCTTCGGCATCGGCCCGGCCGGCACCGGCAAGACCTATCTGGCCGTGGCGGTGGGGGTCTCCATGTTCATCACCGGCCATGTCGACCGCATCATCCTGTCCCGCCCGGCGGTGGAGGCGGGCGAGAAGCTCGGCTATCTGCCCGGCGACATGAAGGACAAGGTCGATCCCTACATGCAGCCGCTTTACGACGCGCTGAACGACTTTTTGCCGGGCAAGCAGCTCGCCAAGCTGATCGAGGAAAAGCGCATCGAGATTGCGCCGCTCGCCTTCATGCGCGGCCGCACGCTCTCCAACGCCTTTGTGGTGCTGGACGAGGCGCAGAACGCCACCACCATGCAGATGAAGATGTTCCTGACCCGCCTGGGCGAAGGCTCGCGCATGGTGATCACCGGCGACCGCAGCCAGATCGACCTGCCGCGCGGGGTGCAGTCGGGGCTGGCTGATGCCGAACGGCTGCTGAAATCCATCCCCAAGATCAGCTTCAACTACTTCACCGCCCGCGACGTGGTGCGCCACCCCCTTGTGGCGGCCATCATCGAGGCCTATGACGCAGACGCCATGCCGGCCTGA
- the ybeY gene encoding rRNA maturation RNase YbeY has protein sequence MTLDITIEDARWQQAGLEPLAEEAVAAVLAHFGLDAEMCEISLLGCDDAEIAGLNAEFREKPVPTNVLSWPAEERAADTDGGTPVPPEPDFTGEIPLGDIAISYGTCAREASEAGRTLADHARHLIVHGTLHLLGYDHIRDRDAALMEGIEVLILGKMGIANPYIIEDAP, from the coding sequence ATGACGCTCGACATCACCATCGAAGACGCCCGCTGGCAGCAGGCCGGACTCGAGCCGCTGGCAGAGGAGGCCGTTGCTGCCGTCCTGGCCCATTTCGGGCTGGATGCGGAGATGTGCGAAATTTCGCTGCTGGGCTGCGATGATGCCGAAATCGCCGGGCTGAACGCGGAGTTCCGCGAAAAACCCGTGCCGACCAATGTGCTGAGCTGGCCCGCTGAGGAGCGCGCAGCGGACACGGACGGCGGCACGCCGGTGCCGCCGGAGCCTGATTTTACTGGCGAAATCCCGCTGGGGGACATCGCCATCTCCTATGGCACCTGCGCCCGCGAGGCATCGGAGGCAGGCAGGACGCTGGCCGACCATGCCCGCCATCTGATTGTTCACGGAACGTTGCATCTTCTGGGCTATGATCACATCCGTGACCGCGATGCCGCATTAATGGAAGGGATTGAGGTGCTGATACTTGGCAAAATGGGTATCGCAAACCCATATATAATTGAGGACGCCCCCTAG